GATCGCGAAATAGACGAATGGCACCGGCAAACATGGCAACAGGAGCAAGAAAAATTTCCCGATGACCATGGCAAACCCGATCGTGATCACCACGAAGCCCAACCACAGCCACCATGTGTCGCGCCAAAGTCCCATGATCTGTTTCATCGGTTGCCATCTTGAGGTTAGGTGTTCGCCAATCGGACACTGGACGGAGTGATTCGAATCGCATCCGCAGCGATGTTGAGGTTCCAAGACGCGGCCGCTTCTGGCAACCCCCCAATTCCGCCCGAAAATCGCAAACCATCACTCCAGTGGGGCCTCCGCGAAAAACTCGATAGAATGGTCGGCTTGAACCAACATGAACCGAGTTCCAACCTTCTCGAAACGGATGCTCCAGATGACGAATTCCATTGAATCGCTGATCAAAACCGGCACAAAACTGTATCTCGACTCGGTCGATCCGACCGAAGTGGACAAGAACCTGTCATGGGGAGCCGTCGGTGCGACTAGCAATCCGGCCATCATTTCGGCCATCGTGAAACAGGGCGGAATGGACGACCAGATCGAAAAGTTGCTGGGCGAAGGGCACGATGATAACGCCATCGCGTGGGCGCTGACGGATCACATGGTCCAGGACGCACAGCGAAAGTTTCAATCAATCCACGAAGAAACCGGTGGCAACGCGGGCTGGGTCAGCTTTGAATTGGACCCGCTGCTCGAAGATCCGTCGCTGAACCTGAACGAAGCCGACGTCGTCGCTCGTTACCTCGAATTGGGAAAAAAGTGGGCAGCCGGGCACACCAACCGAATGATCAAAGTGCCGGCGACCGCCGCCGGCTTGAAGGCGTTGACGGCCTTAGCCGCCGCGGGCATCACACTCAATGTGACGCTGATCTTCACCTTGGATCAATACCACGCCGCCCGCGAAGCCGTTTGGAAAGGGGCCAGCCAACTTGCCAATCGCGACAACTTCAAGTCGGTCTACAGCATTTTCATTTCTCGGATCGACGTCTACACCGCGTCGGATGTACCGACATTAACCCCCGAAGCTCAGGGAATGGTGGGCATTCTGAACGCGAA
The sequence above is a segment of the Rubripirellula tenax genome. Coding sequences within it:
- a CDS encoding transaldolase family protein translates to MTNSIESLIKTGTKLYLDSVDPTEVDKNLSWGAVGATSNPAIISAIVKQGGMDDQIEKLLGEGHDDNAIAWALTDHMVQDAQRKFQSIHEETGGNAGWVSFELDPLLEDPSLNLNEADVVARYLELGKKWAAGHTNRMIKVPATAAGLKALTALAAAGITLNVTLIFTLDQYHAAREAVWKGASQLANRDNFKSVYSIFISRIDVYTASDVPTLTPEAQGMVGILNAKRVWKDNHAFWADKKLPLEQELIFASTGTKNPNDPPQRYVQALAGSDIQTNPPETNQAIADQEIEFTRTVDQMPPQSVQDDIDAKVDIKAMHQTLMAEGVDKFVKPQRALLELIAQKRKQLSPSS